In Balneolaceae bacterium, the sequence TGCAGAAGGACATGGCCAGCTACGGTACCGCCAGTCGCCAGGACGAGTACATCGACAACCGCAACATCTTCTTCGTCAGCGCCGACGGCAGCTGGGAGGAGATCCGCCTGCGCAAGCGCGATATTCTGAACCAGCTTGACTCCCATCGTTCCGAAATCGAGGAGTTCGTCAAGCAGAACAACCTGGACTACTCAGAAGAGCAGGAGGTAGTGCGTATTCTGCAACACTACGACTCCCTCCTCCAAAATGAGTCGGGCTCCGGCAACTGAGTCCCCGGCCTTATTCGCCTTGGCGGCGCCCTTCCCCTCCGGTGAGGGGAAGGCGTGACCGCACCCTGTGCTTCCTTTCACCACCTTCCAGGGTGCTTTCATAGAGCCCGTACCCGTCTACGGTCACGCTGCCCCCCTCCCACTCGCGATGGCGGGCGAACCACCGGTAGAGATCGTCGCCGGACGATCCATCTGATCTTCCGAGGGTGACATGGGGTATAAACTCCCTGGTTTCCGCCTTCAAGCCGTTTTGCCGGCATAGAATTTCCAACTCTTCCTGCAGGCGGAGCAGGGCGTCCGAAGGTTCTACCCCCGCCCAAATCACGCGGGGCCTCCGGAGATCAGGAAAAGCGCCGGTCCCGCGCAATCGGAACGAGAAGGACGGAAAGGGGCGGCCACTCAATTCGTCCACCAACCGGTCCAGCAATGCTGCATGGCATTCGCCCAGGAAACGTAACGTAAGGTGCATGCGGGCCGGATCCTCCAGACGCATCTCCGCGGAGGGCAGTCCCCGCTGTAGTTCACCCAGGCGCCTCCTTGCATCTTCCGGCAGCGCCAGGGCGAAAAACGAGCGGACCGGACTCATGCGTAACGCACCTCGAAAGTGGACATCTCGGGATCGGGGGCTACCTCCTCCACCTCCACGGCAGAGACCCGCGCGCTGCGGGGACCCCTTCGACAGCGTTCCACAAGGGTGTCCACCGCCTGCCCGCCTCCCTGGAAAACCGCCTCTACACGACCGTCGGGCAGATTTTTAACCCAGCCCCCCAGGTCCAGCTCCTTGGCGTTCTCGCGCGTAAAATGTCGGAAGCCCACGCCCTGCACGCGTCCGCTGATATGCACATGCACTCGTTTCATAGTAGTCTCGTTTTTTTTCACGTGTAAAAAAGGAGATTTACGGTAAAGGGACAAGGGGGGCTTCCCGGGCCTGCAGCGCCCACGCAACGGCGGCCTGCTCCCGACCGCTCTACGGAAGCTGCTTCGGCTGCGGCCGGGATGGAGAAATAAAGCGGGAAACTTTGTATCATTCCGATTCTACAGAACAACAACCGCCCAGACCGATGACGCTTACCCAGTTGTCCTATATCGTGGCCGTGGAC encodes:
- the thpR gene encoding RNA 2',3'-cyclic phosphodiesterase; its protein translation is MSPVRSFFALALPEDARRRLGELQRGLPSAEMRLEDPARMHLTLRFLGECHAALLDRLVDELSGRPFPSFSFRLRGTGAFPDLRRPRVIWAGVEPSDALLRLQEELEILCRQNGLKAETREFIPHVTLGRSDGSSGDDLYRWFARHREWEGGSVTVDGYGLYESTLEGGERKHRVRSRLPLTGGEGRRQGE
- a CDS encoding acylphosphatase translates to MKRVHVHISGRVQGVGFRHFTRENAKELDLGGWVKNLPDGRVEAVFQGGGQAVDTLVERCRRGPRSARVSAVEVEEVAPDPEMSTFEVRYA